GAGGTTGTTCGCACTGTCGAGCACCTTCTCAAAGGCCTACTTCGACGGCCGCGTTACGGTTGATGTCAAAAGAATCCTCCGTCTGCCGTCAAGCCTGCATTCCAAGGTAGGGCTTATAACAACTTACATCGGCTCAAGCGAGAAAAAGCTCGAAAGGTTCAATCCCTTCCGCGATGCGGTTCCCGGGTTTAGGAAGGAAGAGGTCAGGGAAGCCTACGAAGAATGGGTGGAAGAGCACGGGGATGAGATGTGAACGGAAGGCTGAAAATCACAACTTCAATGCTCATCTGGGGGAGCGTTGGAATATTCGCCCGCTTCTCAAACCTGTCCGGGCTAGGGGTTGCTTTCTTCAGGGTGTCGCTTGGGGCCATCCTGCTCCTGTCCCTCTTGGCGGGCAACAAAGGATGGGTCTTATCGCTTCCTTCCATAGTTAGAACCAAATGGAAGCCCCTCGTAGCCCTGGGAGTTTCCCTGGCCCTGAACTGGGTATTCCTCTTCACGGCGTTCAGCTACACCACCATAGCAAACGCGGTTCTCGTCTATTACATGGCCCCGATAATAGCGACCCTCATCTCGTGGAGGTTCCTTGGGGAGAGGATGACCCTGAAAAGGTGGCTCCTGATAGGGACCGCCTTTGCCGGGCTCATCCTGATAATGAGCGGGCAGGATGTCGACCTTGGAAACAGGGACTTCGTTGGAATTCTGCTGGCGGCGATAGCGGCCTTCTTCTATTCGCTGATTCCAAATCTCGGACGGTTTCTGCGCGATGTGGACGGAAAGACCCTGACCTTCCTCCAGCTCGCCGTAGCGTCGGTTGTTTTGGCCCCTTTTATTGCCGCATCGGGCGTTGGAGAGCCCGCCTGGTGGGCGGTTTTTATCCTCGTGAGCGTGCACACGGTACTGGCGCTCTTTCTGTACATGGACGGGCTGAAAGAGGTTGAGGTCAACGAGGCGGCTCTGCTGAGCTACCTCGACCCCATGAGCGCCGTGATCTATGCGTTTCTGATATTCGGGGAGGTTCCAGGGGTTAGAACCGCACTCGGAGGGGCCCTGATACTTCTGGCGTCCCTGCTGGATATTAAGGCGAGGGGGTCGTAGCCCGCCTTCTGTGTCAAGGAGGCATTCGACTGAGCGGCCTACCACGGGGCTCCCACCGGGAACTCATCGCCCCTTCCTCGGCCTTGCACCCCGCGGGACGGCCGTTTCACCGCCCCCCGACGGGTCGTCTGCGGGTTAGCTCGGGCACCGTCGCCGGGCCCTTCGCCGCTTTCATCCCCATATCCGCCGGGACGTGTCGTTTCTGCGCCGTTGCCCTCCCTCTCGGGAGGTGCCTTGCGGCACCGCGGCCCCGGTGCGGTGGGCGGAACTTCCTCGGGAGCACCCCGAGGGCCCCCGACCCCCTCGCCTAGGGGGAGTGTAGAAAATAGGGATAAAAAAGTTTGGTATTCACTTCTTCTTTGGAAGTTCTCTGTTCTCCCTGAACTCGGGCTCCTTGGGCCTCTTAAACCTCCCAAGGGGCGAGCGCCTCTTGGGCCTGGGCCGGACGCGTTTTCTGGATTTTCCACCCTCGCGGGTGTTGTAGTAGAACGCCCCGGCGACCAGCAGGAGGAAGGCCACTACGAGGATCCCCACCCAGAGGCCCGCCGATGTTCCAGCGGAGGCTGTTGTCGTGGTATTTGATGCGGTTGTAGTGGTGGTTGTTGTGGTTGTCGTAGGTGGAGCGGGAGGTTCCAGATACAGCTCCCCTTTGGAAACGCTGGTTTCACCCATGGCGCTGAGCGTAAATTCGTAACCAACAGCCCGTCCCACCGGAAGCTGAAACTTTAGGGAGATGTCGTTGATTCCGGGCTTTATTGTGCTCCCCAGGGAGTCCTTGTAGAGAACGCTCCCATTGGCCACTATCCTGTAGGAAAGCTGTCCCTCGAAGGGTTCGGAGTTGGGGTTCTCAATGAGTATCTTGAAGACGACCTCATTGTCGGAGACTTTCTCATAGGTTACGTCCTTTATAGTGGGGGGTGCGAGAACTTTGTACGAAACGTTGCTCTCCCCGATAATCCTCCCATCAAAGGTCAGCTCTATGAGGGACGTCAGCTCTCCGGACACGTTGGTCGGGAGGCTCACCTCAATGACGTTCGTACCTCCTCCGATCACGGTGGGTTCAACGGCTCTTGCAACCAACGTCCCGTTTCTGTAGGTCTCCACGGTGAGATTCAGGTTAACGTTTCTCTCCGAGAGGAGGGTTAGATAGGCCCTGTTCTCTTCCCCGAGCTTTACCATGTCCGACTGAAGGGAGGCCCCTACAAGCTTCACCCCAAACTTGACGGGAATCTCCCGCGAGTATCTGTATGTCCCATCATCATACTTGAGCACGTACTCCAGCCTGTACGTGCCCTCGGGCAGTTCATACCCTACAGGCACTTCAAAGCGAACTAAGTTGTCCCCGGGAGCCATGTTGAGGGTTCTGTTTTCGAGGAAATACACCTTCCCCCCCAGGGAGAGAGAGACGGTAGCATGAACGGGAACTCTTGAGTGCCCTATGTTGTTAACATGGGAAAACACCACTATAGTCTCTCCGTTGAGAACATAAGGGGAACCTGGACGCTCCTTAACATAGGCATCCGCCACCCCAAAATCCAGAGCCTTCTCAATCACGTGGAGCGGCACTGTGGCGTGGACTATGTACATGGAGTTATCAGAGGTAAACGCCAGGAAACGCAGATAGAGCGTGTACGTCCCCCCTGAAACATTGGAAGCACAGGATATGTTGTATGACACCGAATAGGTCTTCCGGGATGTCCAATCACTGAAAATAGTCGGGGTCAATGTGAGATTAAATCCCGGGACAACGTTGCCGTTATCATCTTCCACCCAGAATTTCTGATAGCTGACGATTTTAAAACTGAAGCCACCGGCATTCGTCAGCATTATCGTCCCGGTACTGTAGTCCCCGCGAAGCAGGGTAATTTCGTCGTTTGTTGTAAAAGTGACAAACTGGGCGGAGGAGCCCGGGAGAAGTGCCATGACCAGAGTTAGGAGGATCAACGCAACCACTGCCTTCCGCATACGTTCTCACCATGTTTAGTTGTTCCTTTTCCCATATAAAGGCTACTCTCCATACAACAGAAGAACGACCCCCAGGAGCATCAAAAAGGCAAAAAAGACCATCATAAGCCGGTACCAGAGCACTTTGGAAAAGTGAGGGCCTATCACGAGGCCAAGTACGAGGAGCATGAACCCGTAGAAGACTGTGAATATCCCAAGGGCGATGTTGACCTGAACCCCCATTATCAGGAGTACCCCCAGGAGGGCACCGGCGAGTACGGTAACGTGGGGGACGGTAAACATCAGGTAGTCGCGCAGAACCTTGAGGTCTTCGTCCATACCCATCACTCCGTTATGAACGCATACGTCGTTGTCGTCGGGAGGGCTTTTCTGATTTTCGGAAGGAGATATCTCGGATAGAGCCCTTCTATTTTTTCATCCAGGATATCATAGGTACCGAGGATTTTCTCAATGACCTTAACCTCGGTTCTCCCTCTCACCCTGAAGTAGCCCCGGTACAGCGTGCTTATTTCAAGCACTATCGGTATCCTCAAACGTTCTTCTTCTCCCTCATCGAGGAGTGAGATGAGATACTCCAGCTCGGAACGTCTGAAGTGGTGATAGCTCCCATCGCGCAACCTGACCCTCGGTTCCTTTTCCTCCAACAGCTGTTTTAGAGTGGGCCTGTTTGCCGGAAGGTGAAGGTTTACCCGAGCTATCTCCCTGTTCAGGATGTCTTCGGCTTTTGGCATGTTCCCTCATACTCCCTGATCCAATAAACCTTTGCTTAACATATGTTTGTTAAAATTAAAAAAGATAAATGATAAAAATGACAGTTTTTTGTCAGTCAGCGGGAACTCAGACCACACAGTTGTCACAATGACAAAAATTCAGTAAAAAGGCTTTTATTGGAATAATCGTTCAATAAGATGGCATCAATACTGAACATTAAAGCAATAATAGGTGATAAATATGAACAGTCTGAGCGCCTCAGAAAAGGGAACGGCCCTCGAATCCAGAGGGGTAAGATTCATCCAGCTTATCTTTGTTGATATAAACGGGGTTCCAAAAGGCATGGAAGTCCCCATAGGAAGATACGACGAGGCCATAGAAGACGGTATAGCCTTTGATGGCTCATCGATTCCGGGATTCGAAGGAATAGAAGACAGCGACTTGATATTCAAAGCGGACCCATCAACCTACGCGGAGATACCATGGGAAGGAATTTCAAGGGTCTATGGATATATACACAAAGGCAAAAAGCCCTATCCGGCCGACCCCAGAGGTGTCCTCAGGGATACCCTTCAGGAACTCGAAAAGGCCGGATTCAGGGCGTACATAGGACCGGAACCGGAGTTCTACCTCTTCAAGAAGAACGGTTCCTGGGAGCTTCAGATACCTGACAGCGGTGGTTATTTTGACCTTGTGACCCTAGACAAAGCTAGGGAGTTAAAGAGGGAGATAGCCCTCCACATGCCAGCCCTCGGCCTCGTTCCCGAGGTTCTCCACCACGAGGTCGGAAGGGCACAGCACGAGATAGACTTCCGCTATGATGAAGCCCTAAGGACGGCAGACAACATAGTCAGCTTCAAGTACATCGTAAAGGCCATATCGGAGATGCACGGACTCTACGCTACGTTCATGCCAAAGCCCCTCTACGGCTTTCCCGGAAACGGAATGCACCTCCACATAAGCCTCTGGAAGGACGGGGAGAACGCATTTATTGGTGATGAAGGGCTCAGCGAGACCGCACTTTACTTTGTAGGGGGTATACTCGCCCACGCAAAGGCCCTGACAGCAGTAACCAACCCCACTGTGAACAGCTACAAGCGTCTCGTTCCCGGTTACGAGGCCCCGGTATACATAAGCTGGGGCTACAGGAACAGGAGTGCACTGATAAGGGTTCCGGCCTTCTGGGGCAACGGGGCGAGGATTGAATACCGCTGTCCCGACCCGAGTGCCAACCCATACCTGGCATTTGCGGCGATACTGATGGCCGGGCTGGACGGAATAAGGAGAAAAATCGAGCCCGACGCGTATGTTGAGGAAAACGTCTACGAGATGGGCGATTCCAAGCGGAAAAGCCTGGGCATAGACACGCTACCCGAAAGCCTTGGCGAAGCCTTGGAGGAACTCAAGAAGGACAGGGTCGTCAGGGAAGCCCTGGGCGGTGCATACAGGAACTTCCTCACCTACAAGGAGAGTGAGTGGGAGGGGTATCTCGAATACCTGGGCGCTAAAGGTCTTCCCGAGGATACGAAGAAGGTAACTGAATGGGAGCTGGAGAGGTACTTCCACGTCTAATGAACCTCTTCAAGCACCTCTTCGAGCACCTCCTCAAGCACTCCTCCAATGATGCCCTCTTCCATCTTTTCTTTCTCACTTAGATGCACCAAGGCAGAACCCCCAATTATGAGCGCCGCTCCAATCAGCTGTTCAGCGGTAAGGGACTCACCAAATAAAAGGAACGCCAGTGATATCGCCACGACAGGCTCAATCGTGGCGAGTATGCTGGCCCTGCTCACCTCAATCTCCTTTAGGGCGTGGTTGTAGAGTATGTACCCCAGGAATGTCGGGAAGAACGCCAGAGCAAACAGATACGGAACCGCGCCTGATGGCACCGAGAAGTCCGTGAAGGGCAGAAGGTAAAGCATGCCAAAGAGGAGCGTGTAGAAGAGTGCCTTCTCGGGTTCGTCATCCCTAACGGCGAACTTCGCCAGAACACCGTAAAGAGCGTAGGTTAAACCCGTTAGCAGGCCGAAGAGCAGAGCCTTCGTGGAAAACTGAACATCCCCCCAGTTCACGAGGAGAACGCCGAGCATCACCATCCCCAGGGCGGTGACCTTCTCCCTCACCAACGGCTCGTTGAAGACCAGTCTCCCCAGGATTATTGAATATACCGGAGCGGTGTAGAGAAGCAGAACGGCAAATGAAACCGACGATATCGTTACCGTATAGAAGTAGAGGGTGTAAAATAGGAAGATGCTGAAGAAACCGTAGAGGGCGTAGAATCTGAGGCGGGAGCGCTCAAGGGAGAAACCTACGCCCCTGAGGCGAAGATACAGTGATAGGAGGACTATGGCGAAAAAAACCCGGTAAAACACCATCGTGAAGGGCGTTAATCCAAAACCGTCAAGGTACTTGGCGAATATGCCCAGAGTCCCCCACATTGATGCAGCTAGAAAAACGAAAATGTAGCCTCGTTTCATGGACTCACCTCAGAAGACCGGGCCGACTGGAAGGCGCCTCTTGTGCTCGCTGCCCTTTATCAGTCTCTCGACGTACTCAACCCTCTCCAGAGGTATTTTAAGCTCCTCTGCGATTTCAGCCTTTTCCTTTCCGAGGTCAACCATGCGCCAGAGAATCTCATCGAGGAGGCGGTAGCTTATTCCAAGCTCGTCCTCGTCGGTCTGTCCCTCCCACAGCCCGGCTGTGGGCTTCTTTTTGATTATCCTCTCCGGAACTCCAAGTAGTTTCGCTATCTCCCAGACCTCCGTCTTGTAGAGGTTTATGAGCGGAGCGTAGTCGCTGGCACCGTCACCCCACTTGGTGAAGTACCCCGTAAGAACCTCGCTCCTGTTGCTGGTTCCAAGAACGAGGCGGTTCATAGCGTTGGCGTGAGCGTACAGCAGAACCATCCGGGTTCTGGCCATTACGTTACCCCTGCTCTTAACGTCAAGTCCACCGACTGCCCTCTCGAACTCATCCACAATGGGTTTTATACTGATCACCCTGTAATCAATTCCCAGGGTTTCACAGACGAGCTTGGCATCCTCAAGGTCGCCGTTCTCGTAGTACGGCATTATCAGGCCGAGAACCTTATCTCTTCCAAGTGCCCTTACGGCGAGGTATGCAACTGTAGCGCTGTCTATGCCCCCGCTTACCCCAACGACAACACCGTCAACACCGGCCTCCTCAACCTTCTCATGGATGAACCCGGTTATCCTATTGATGGCGGCACCGTAATCAAGCTTCCTCATTTCTTACCCTCCTTCACATCCCTCAGGAACTGGGAGTATCCCATGAAGGCTATAACAACCCCCACGAGCATCAGCACGAAAGCAAAGAGGGAGTAGACCGCGTAGGGGTAGTCAACGGCAGTCGCCCTATAGCTATAATTCACGCTCCCATTAAAAACATATATCACCGGCCTCTCCCCGGGATGAAGCGTTATCTCACGGTTAACAAGTGTGTAGTTCGTTATTTTGGTCCCCTGGATAAGTGAGATGTTTGCACCGGATGATGAAAGGATCAGGGTCCTGTTATGGTAGAGGTATTCACTTTCAAATTTATCGTCTCCCAGGTAGTACATACCCTCTCCAAGTGTCCCGCTGGCGGAATAAGACTTGTTAACACGGTAGAAACCGGCAACTGAGATCAGCAATGCCAGAATGAGCATTATCAGACCGGCCCTCAGAAGAGGATATCCCATCGCATCCCTGAGCGTTCCCATCGTCACCACCTAAGGAAAGAAAAGGAGAAGTCAGTACTTGCCAACGAGGTGGCACTCGGCCCAGTGGTTGTGCTCGTACTCGACGAGCTGCGGGTGTTTGGTGTCGCAGAGTCCCTTCTGGGCGTAGATACACCTCGGGTGGAAGCGGCACCCGGGTGGTATGTCGACGGCGTTGGGCACCTCACCCCTGATCGGCAGCTCCTTGATGATGTTCCGTCTTTCTGGCTTCGGCTCGGGAACCGCCGCCAGTAGCGCTCTGGTGTAGGGGTGAAGCGGGTTGTCAATGACCTTCTCGACTGGACCCATCTCGACTATCCTTCCAAGGTACATGACCGCCATCCAGTCGGCGAAGTACCTTGCCGTTGACATGTCGTGGGTGATGTAGAGGTAGGTGACACCCATCTTCTCCTTGAGCTCCTTCATCAGCTCAAGGATCTCGGCACGGATGGACACGTCGAGCATCGAGACCGGCTCGTCGGCAACGATGAAGGTCGGGTTCAGGATGAGGGCCCTTGCAATAGCGACACGCTGTCTCTGACCGCCGGACAGCATGTGCGGGAACCTGCCGACGTAGTCCTCGGGCGGGGTTATCTTGACCATCTCAAGGGCCTTGTAGATGAGCTCCTCACGCTCGGCCTTTGTTTCACCGATACCGTGGATGAGGAGCGGCTCCTCAAGGATGTCAAATATCCTGAACCTCGGGTTCATTGAGCTGAACGGGTCCTGGAATATCATCTGAACGTGCCTTCTGTAGTCGAGTATCTCCTCTTTGGTCTTGACGTTGGTCACGTCCTTGCCTTCTAGGTATATCCTTCCGTCGGTGGGCTCCAGCAGTTTAACGATCAGCTTTCCTGTGGTGGACTTACCACACCCGCTCTCACCAACGAGGGCAAAGACCTGTTGCTTGTATATCTCAAAGCTAATGCCGTCCACCGCGTGAACCTTTTTCTGGGGGGCGCCCTTGATCGTGTCGATGAAGCCCCTCTTGATCGGGAAGTACTTCTTGAGGTTTTCAACCTTGAGTATCGGCTCCGCCATCTCTCACACCTCACAGCAGCCAGCATGCGGCATAGTGATCCTTATCAACTTCCTTCAGCTCGGGTTCCTGCTCCTTACAAACCTGCATCGCATAGGGGCACCTCGGGTGGAAGCGGCATCCTTTGGGCGGGTTGATGAGGTTCGGTGGCTGTCCTGGAATGAACTCCAGCTTCTCGACGTCTTCATGCAGTCTCGGTATTGCCGAGAGAAGCTTCTGGGTGTACGGGTGGGCCGGCTCGTAGTAGACCTTTTCGCTGTCTCCGATCTCAACGATCTTACCTGCGTACATGATGGCAACGCGGTCGCTGATCTCGGCGAGGATGCTGAGGTCGTGGGTGATGAATATCATCGAAAGGCCAAGCTCCTTCTTCAGCTTCTTCATGAGGTTGATGATCTGAGCCTGAACAACGACGTCGAGAGCCGTCGTCGGCTCGTCGGCAATGACAACGTCGGGCTCAAGGAGGAGGGCCGTTGCGATGATGACACGCTGCTTCATACCGCCTGAAAGCTCGTGCGGGTAGCGATAGACTATCTCGGGGTCGAGACCGACGAGCTCAAGGTACTTCTGGGCCCTGTCGAGGGCCTCATCCTTGCTCATCCCCTTGTGGAGTATCAGCGGCTCGGTCATCTGATATCCGACGGTATAGACAGGGTTGAGGGCGTTCATTGCACCCTGGAATATCATGGATATTTTCTGCCAGCGTATCTCCTTCCTAAGGACATCCTCCGGGAGACCGACTATTTCCCTTCCGTCAATCTTCACGCTACCGCTGACGATTTTGCCCGGCGGAGTCGGCATTCCCATAAGGGTAAAACCAAGGGAGGACTTGCCGCATCCGCTCTCACCGGCAAGTCCCAGCACTTCACCCTTCCTGAGGTTGAACGAGATGTTGTCGACGGCCTTGACGACACCCTTGCTGGTGAAGTAATACATCTTGAGGTCTTTAACTTCGAGTACGTTCCTAGCCATTTATACCACCTCACAGCCTCCTGAGCCTCGGGTTGAGTATCTTATCGAGGGCCGTACCGATGAGGACGAAGGTAAGGCCGACGACAGCGATTCCAAGCCCGGGCGGGAGAACCCACCACCAGTAGCCCTTGGTCGTTGCCGCCTGATTCTGGGCCGCGTTGAGTATCTGGCCCCACGTAACGGCCGTCGGGTCACCGATACCAAGGAAGCTCAGCGAAGCCTCCGCTATAACAGCACCCGGAACGCTGAGGGCTATGACCGCGAAGGCATATGGAAGCAGCTGGGGCAGTATGTGCTTGAAGATTATCCTGCCGTTGCCGGCACCGAGTGCCCTCGCCGCCTCTATGTACGTCTGCTCCTTGATCTGGAGCGCCATACTTCTCGAAATCCTTGCTATTCCCATCCATCCGAAGATGACCAACAGCAGCACTATGAACATTAGTGTTATGTGTCCCATTGTGGCTCCAATGAGGATAAGTATCGGCAGGCTCGGGATTGAGGCGAATATCTCGTTGATACGCATCATGAACTCGTCGGCGTTTCCACCGAGGTATGCGCTGGTGACTCCGTATACAAGGCCGATGACGGTGCTTAGGACGGAGACGAGCACACCAATGGTCAGCGAAACTCTGCTACCCCAGATGATACCTGCCCAGAGGTCCCTGCCGAGGTAGTCTGTACCCATGGTTCCGTAGCTCCTTCCGAGGAAGGTCACCTTTATGTTATCAAGTATAATCTTGTTCTTGTCGGGTGCGGGGTTGTTTATGTCGAGGACAAGCTTGTAGTTACCCCAAAGGGGCTCGGGGTTTTCTATTATCTGGGTCACGTTCATTCCGGGCTCAACCTTGGCAAACATTGGGGCAACCATGTCGCTGATGAGTATCGTCTGAAGTGGAACTTCAAACATGGTTATCTCCCTGCCCTCGGTGACGTTGACGAGCCATATGTAGACATTGGCCGATATCGTACTGTCCCTACCCACGGAGATTGTGCCTGCGCTCAGAGGCTTGTTTTTGAGCAAGGGGATTTTCTTGCCATCCGGCCTCAAGAGGTACAGGTCAAATACTGGGGCATTCATTGGATCGCCAACAGATACGTTCAGCCCACGTATAATTATGCCCTGCGGCCCCAGGATATAGCGGTCGGGGAAGTTGTAATCAGCTTCAATTACGGTTCTAGTATCCGAAGGGTGAGTTATCTTCAGGTCGTTGATGTAGTATACTTCCTGAGGAACAAGCTTCTGAGAGGTGAACATATTGTACCAGGTCGGCGGAACGTTCTTGGGGTTGTCCTCCCAGTAAGCGGAGCTTCTCCACTTCTCTGGCAGATCCGGGATGGTGGTGTACGGTGCAGTAAGTGCAACAAGGACAAGGATAACAAGGAGAATAACACCGGCTATGCCGGTCTTCTCCCTCTTGAATTCTTCAAGGAATTCCTTAAATCCTTCTTTGACGTCGACCCATCTCATCGTGAATCACCTCACATCTTGGCGGAAGCACCGACCTTGACACGCGGGTCGAGGAATCCGTAAATCATGTCAGCCAGAACCACTCCTGCCAGGTAGAGCACCGTGAAGAAGTACGTCAGCCCTATGAGGAGGTTGGTCTCGTTCTGCTGGAGGGCAACCCAGTAGAGCCTGCCCATTCCAGGGTAGTTGAAGACGAGCTCACTGATGATTGCACCACCGA
This window of the Thermococcus thermotolerans genome carries:
- a CDS encoding DMT family transporter, which encodes MNGRLKITTSMLIWGSVGIFARFSNLSGLGVAFFRVSLGAILLLSLLAGNKGWVLSLPSIVRTKWKPLVALGVSLALNWVFLFTAFSYTTIANAVLVYYMAPIIATLISWRFLGERMTLKRWLLIGTAFAGLILIMSGQDVDLGNRDFVGILLAAIAAFFYSLIPNLGRFLRDVDGKTLTFLQLAVASVVLAPFIAASGVGEPAWWAVFILVSVHTVLALFLYMDGLKEVEVNEAALLSYLDPMSAVIYAFLIFGEVPGVRTALGGALILLASLLDIKARGS
- a CDS encoding COG1361 family protein; translation: MRKAVVALILLTLVMALLPGSSAQFVTFTTNDEITLLRGDYSTGTIMLTNAGGFSFKIVSYQKFWVEDDNGNVVPGFNLTLTPTIFSDWTSRKTYSVSYNISCASNVSGGTYTLYLRFLAFTSDNSMYIVHATVPLHVIEKALDFGVADAYVKERPGSPYVLNGETIVVFSHVNNIGHSRVPVHATVSLSLGGKVYFLENRTLNMAPGDNLVRFEVPVGYELPEGTYRLEYVLKYDDGTYRYSREIPVKFGVKLVGASLQSDMVKLGEENRAYLTLLSERNVNLNLTVETYRNGTLVARAVEPTVIGGGTNVIEVSLPTNVSGELTSLIELTFDGRIIGESNVSYKVLAPPTIKDVTYEKVSDNEVVFKILIENPNSEPFEGQLSYRIVANGSVLYKDSLGSTIKPGINDISLKFQLPVGRAVGYEFTLSAMGETSVSKGELYLEPPAPPTTTTTTTTTTASNTTTTASAGTSAGLWVGILVVAFLLLVAGAFYYNTREGGKSRKRVRPRPKRRSPLGRFKRPKEPEFRENRELPKKK
- a CDS encoding DUF61 family protein, whose amino-acid sequence is MPKAEDILNREIARVNLHLPANRPTLKQLLEEKEPRVRLRDGSYHHFRRSELEYLISLLDEGEEERLRIPIVLEISTLYRGYFRVRGRTEVKVIEKILGTYDILDEKIEGLYPRYLLPKIRKALPTTTTYAFITE
- the glnA gene encoding type I glutamate--ammonia ligase yields the protein MNSLSASEKGTALESRGVRFIQLIFVDINGVPKGMEVPIGRYDEAIEDGIAFDGSSIPGFEGIEDSDLIFKADPSTYAEIPWEGISRVYGYIHKGKKPYPADPRGVLRDTLQELEKAGFRAYIGPEPEFYLFKKNGSWELQIPDSGGYFDLVTLDKARELKREIALHMPALGLVPEVLHHEVGRAQHEIDFRYDEALRTADNIVSFKYIVKAISEMHGLYATFMPKPLYGFPGNGMHLHISLWKDGENAFIGDEGLSETALYFVGGILAHAKALTAVTNPTVNSYKRLVPGYEAPVYISWGYRNRSALIRVPAFWGNGARIEYRCPDPSANPYLAFAAILMAGLDGIRRKIEPDAYVEENVYEMGDSKRKSLGIDTLPESLGEALEELKKDRVVREALGGAYRNFLTYKESEWEGYLEYLGAKGLPEDTKKVTEWELERYFHV
- a CDS encoding EamA family transporter: MKRGYIFVFLAASMWGTLGIFAKYLDGFGLTPFTMVFYRVFFAIVLLSLYLRLRGVGFSLERSRLRFYALYGFFSIFLFYTLYFYTVTISSVSFAVLLLYTAPVYSIILGRLVFNEPLVREKVTALGMVMLGVLLVNWGDVQFSTKALLFGLLTGLTYALYGVLAKFAVRDDEPEKALFYTLLFGMLYLLPFTDFSVPSGAVPYLFALAFFPTFLGYILYNHALKEIEVSRASILATIEPVVAISLAFLLFGESLTAEQLIGAALIIGGSALVHLSEKEKMEEGIIGGVLEEVLEEVLEEVH
- a CDS encoding NAD+ synthase; translated protein: MRKLDYGAAINRITGFIHEKVEEAGVDGVVVGVSGGIDSATVAYLAVRALGRDKVLGLIMPYYENGDLEDAKLVCETLGIDYRVISIKPIVDEFERAVGGLDVKSRGNVMARTRMVLLYAHANAMNRLVLGTSNRSEVLTGYFTKWGDGASDYAPLINLYKTEVWEIAKLLGVPERIIKKKPTAGLWEGQTDEDELGISYRLLDEILWRMVDLGKEKAEIAEELKIPLERVEYVERLIKGSEHKRRLPVGPVF
- a CDS encoding ABC transporter ATP-binding protein gives rise to the protein MAEPILKVENLKKYFPIKRGFIDTIKGAPQKKVHAVDGISFEIYKQQVFALVGESGCGKSTTGKLIVKLLEPTDGRIYLEGKDVTNVKTKEEILDYRRHVQMIFQDPFSSMNPRFRIFDILEEPLLIHGIGETKAEREELIYKALEMVKITPPEDYVGRFPHMLSGGQRQRVAIARALILNPTFIVADEPVSMLDVSIRAEILELMKELKEKMGVTYLYITHDMSTARYFADWMAVMYLGRIVEMGPVEKVIDNPLHPYTRALLAAVPEPKPERRNIIKELPIRGEVPNAVDIPPGCRFHPRCIYAQKGLCDTKHPQLVEYEHNHWAECHLVGKY
- a CDS encoding ABC transporter ATP-binding protein, whose translation is MARNVLEVKDLKMYYFTSKGVVKAVDNISFNLRKGEVLGLAGESGCGKSSLGFTLMGMPTPPGKIVSGSVKIDGREIVGLPEDVLRKEIRWQKISMIFQGAMNALNPVYTVGYQMTEPLILHKGMSKDEALDRAQKYLELVGLDPEIVYRYPHELSGGMKQRVIIATALLLEPDVVIADEPTTALDVVVQAQIINLMKKLKKELGLSMIFITHDLSILAEISDRVAIMYAGKIVEIGDSEKVYYEPAHPYTQKLLSAIPRLHEDVEKLEFIPGQPPNLINPPKGCRFHPRCPYAMQVCKEQEPELKEVDKDHYAACWLL
- a CDS encoding ABC transporter permease, which translates into the protein MRWVDVKEGFKEFLEEFKREKTGIAGVILLVILVLVALTAPYTTIPDLPEKWRSSAYWEDNPKNVPPTWYNMFTSQKLVPQEVYYINDLKITHPSDTRTVIEADYNFPDRYILGPQGIIIRGLNVSVGDPMNAPVFDLYLLRPDGKKIPLLKNKPLSAGTISVGRDSTISANVYIWLVNVTEGREITMFEVPLQTILISDMVAPMFAKVEPGMNVTQIIENPEPLWGNYKLVLDINNPAPDKNKIILDNIKVTFLGRSYGTMGTDYLGRDLWAGIIWGSRVSLTIGVLVSVLSTVIGLVYGVTSAYLGGNADEFMMRINEIFASIPSLPILILIGATMGHITLMFIVLLLVIFGWMGIARISRSMALQIKEQTYIEAARALGAGNGRIIFKHILPQLLPYAFAVIALSVPGAVIAEASLSFLGIGDPTAVTWGQILNAAQNQAATTKGYWWWVLPPGLGIAVVGLTFVLIGTALDKILNPRLRRL